From one Stigmatopora nigra isolate UIUO_SnigA chromosome 8, RoL_Snig_1.1, whole genome shotgun sequence genomic stretch:
- the LOC144200315 gene encoding heterogeneous nuclear ribonucleoprotein L-like, which produces MATATNRYYSEDGRATKRQKTDGMSTGYEDPHKTLPSAVVHVRGLVDGVTEADLTDSLQEFGAISYVVLMPKKRQALVEYEEINGSTTAVTYAADNQVYIASHPAFINYSTSQKISRPGDSDDSRSVNNVLLLTIMNPIYPITTEVLYTICNNCGPVHRVVIFRKNGVQAMVEFDSVQSAQRAKASLNGADIYSGCCTLKIEYAKPTRLNVFKNDQDTWDYTNPNLGGPDDTSSNPNKRQRQPALLGDHPPDYGGSYHGYEESYSSSPYESRRMAPPMRGRGGGRNYGPSYGAPPPPPGEYGAHADSPVVMVYGLESEKMNPDRVFNIFCLYGNVLRVKFMKSKPGAAMVEMGDCYAVDRAITHLNNNFLFGQKLNVCVSKQQAIVPGQFYELGDGSSSFKDFQGSRNNRFTSPEQAAKNRIQHPSNVLHFFNAQPDVTAEIFTQVCNDFGVKGPDNVKMFSGKSGAPTSDRSASGLLEWDSINDAMEALALINHFQMKNATGPYPYTLKLCFSTVQHSN; this is translated from the exons ATGGCAACTGCGACAAACCGCTATTACAGCGAAGACGGCAGGGCAACCAAAAGACAGAAAACCGACGGAATGTCCACA GGCTATGAAGACCCCCACAAAACCCTTCCATCTGCAGTGGTCCATGTCCGAGGATTGGTGGATGGTGTTACGGAGGCAGACCTAACGGATTCCCTGCAGGAGTTTGGAGCCATCAG CTACGTAGTGTTGATGCCCAAAAAGCGGCAGGCCCTGGTGGAGTACGAGGAGATCAACGGCTCGACCACGGCCGTGACCTACGCCGCCGACAACCAAGTGTACATCGCTAGCCACCCGGCCTTCATCAACTACTCCACCAGCCAGAAGATTTCCAGGCCGGGCGACTCGGACGACTCGAGGAGCGTCAACAACGTCCTTCTTCTCACCATCATGAACCCCATCTACCCCATCACCACG GAAGTCCTCTACACAATTTGCAACAATTGCGGACCTGTCCACAGAGTTGTCATCTTTAGGAAAAATGGCGTGCAGGCCATGGTTGA ATTTGACTCTGTGCAAAGCGCCCAGCGAGCCAAAGCTTCTCTGAACGGAGCCGACATCTACTCCGGATGCTGCACGCTGAAAATCGAATACGCCAAG CCCACTCGTTTGAACGTGTTCAAGAACGACCAGGACACTTGGGACTACACCAATCCCAATCTGGGTGGCCCAG ACGACACAAGCAGCAACCCCAACAAGCGTCAACGTCAGCCAGCCCTGCTGGGCGACCACCCCCCAGATTACG GTGGCAGTTACCACGGCTACGAGGAGAGCTACTCTTCCTCGCCCTACGAGAGTCGCCGCATGGCACCGCCGATGAGGGGGCGTGGCGGCGGGAGAAACTACGGCCCCAGCTACGGCGCCCCGCCGCCTCCCCCGGGCGAGTACGGCGCCCACGCAGACTCGCCGGTGGTCATGGTGTACGGACTGGAGTCGGAAAAGATGAATCCCGACCGCGTCTTCAACATCTTTTGTCTCTATGGCAACGTGCTGCGG GTTAAGTTCATGAAGAGCAAACCGGGCGCCGCCATGGTGGAGATGGGCGACTGCTACGCCGTAGACCGGGCCATCACTCACCTCAACAACAACTTTCTCTTCGGACAGAAGCTCAACGTGTG CGTGTCCAAGCAGCAAGCCATCGTGCCGGGCCAGTTCTATGAGCTCGGGGACGGGTCCAGCAGCTTCAAGGACTTCCAGGGCTCCAGGAATAACCGCTTCACGTCGCCCGAACAGGCGGCCAAGAACCGCATCCAGCACCCCAGCAACGTGCTGCACTTTTTCAACGCGCAACCCGACGTCACGGCTGAAATCTTTACccag GTCTGCAACGATTTTGGCGTCAAGGGTCCCGACAACGTCAAAATGTTCTCGGGCAAAA GTGGCGCCCCGACAAGTGACCGCAGTGCTTCGGGCCTGCTGGAGTGGGATTCCATCAATGACGCCATGGAGGCCCTGGCCTTGATTAACCACTTCCAGATGAAAAACGCAA CTGGTCCGTACCCGTACACCCTCAAGCTCTGCTTCTCCACTGTTCAACACAGCAACTAA